A single Streptomyces sp. 2114.4 DNA region contains:
- a CDS encoding nuclear transport factor 2 family protein — protein MGTTANRFKAAVEAADLDGVEELFTEDVRLYSPVKFTPFEGRPMVLGLFGVLLRTFQDFRYVGELDGSAQTAAGPDGGSADSTVLVFRATVNGKQIHGIDLLQFDEAGRIKEFTVMVRPQSAVQALGEAVLAGLVEDGLVPQP, from the coding sequence ATGGGGACGACGGCGAACCGCTTCAAGGCGGCGGTGGAGGCAGCGGATCTCGACGGGGTGGAGGAGCTGTTCACCGAGGACGTGCGCCTGTACAGCCCGGTGAAGTTCACGCCCTTCGAGGGGCGGCCGATGGTGCTCGGGCTCTTCGGGGTGCTGCTGCGTACGTTCCAGGACTTCCGTTACGTCGGCGAGCTCGACGGCAGCGCCCAGACGGCGGCGGGGCCGGACGGCGGCTCCGCTGACTCGACGGTCCTGGTCTTCCGGGCCACCGTGAACGGCAAGCAGATCCACGGCATCGATCTGCTGCAGTTCGACGAGGCGGGCCGGATCAAGGAGTTCACGGTGATGGTGCGGCCGCAGTCCGCGGTGCAGGCGCTGGGCGAGGCGGTGCTGGCCGGGCTGGTCGAGGACGGTTTGGTGCCCCAGCCGTAG
- a CDS encoding ferredoxin gives MRVHIDQEKCCGAGSCVLSAPEVFDQREEDGIVVLLDAEPPAGLHDAVHEAVAICPAAAISVEQADRAGRV, from the coding sequence ATGCGCGTACACATTGACCAGGAGAAGTGCTGCGGCGCCGGAAGCTGTGTGCTGTCCGCGCCGGAGGTGTTCGACCAGCGCGAGGAGGACGGCATCGTCGTCCTCCTCGATGCCGAACCGCCGGCCGGGCTCCACGACGCCGTCCATGAGGCGGTGGCCATCTGCCCGGCCGCGGCGATCTCGGTCGAGCAGGCGGACCGGGCGGGGCGGGTCTAG